The Niabella beijingensis genomic interval TGTTTCCGGTTTCTATTACCGGCAGCGTTTTAATACCTGTACTGCCGGAGACGCCGCTACCCTTAATACAGAACTCTCACAGAAAGGCGATGCCGCCACCATCACCCGCTGGCTTGAAACATTCCAGCTGCTGCACCGCCGCAATACGCCGCTGATCCGGTTGTCTCACGGCGAACTGAAAAAAATGCAGCTGATCCGTCATCTGCTTACCAATCCGGATATTCTTATCCTCGACCGCGTATTTACAGGTCTGGATGCAAAAAGCAGGAAAGTGTTGCATACCGTGCTCAACCAGCTGGCAGCAACGGGCATCACGATCATCCTTATTACAGACAGTCATGAGCTGCCGGCCTCTATTACCCATTTTGCGGAAATGTCGAACGGCACAGTGATCAATTATACCCCGGTGGAACAGCTCGGGTTTATGAAATCGATGCAGCCCCGGAAACTGAACGCATCACTTCCTTCCCTTAAAAAGGCCTATCACATCGGTCCGCTGTTGTCCATGAAAGATGTTACCATCCGTTATGGCAACAATACCTTGCTTAACAATATCAACTGGCAGGTGAACAATGGCGAATGCTGGCTGATAAAAGGACATAACGGAGCAGGAAAATCGCTGTTGCTCAGCCTGATCAACGGCGATCATCCGCAGGCATATTCGCAGCACATTTACCTGTTCGGAAAGAGACGCGGCAGCGGCGAAAGCATCTGGGACATTAAGAGCCGCATCGGTTTTGTATCACCGGAGCTGCAGCATTTCTTTGACCCGGCTACCACCATCTTCCAGGCAGCAGGATCGGGTTTCTTTGATACCATCGGACTGTTCAGAAAGCTCAGCGACGCGCAGGTACAAAAGATAAACGAGTGGCTGTCCTTCTTTTCGCTGCAGGACAAAGCACAGCTTCCGCTGGCAGCGCTGTCTGGCGGAGAACAGCGCCTGGTGCTGATTGCGCGGGCACTGATCAAAGATCCGCTGATGCTGGCACTGGATGAGCCCTGCCAGGGGCTGGATGACAGCCAGTCGAAGATGGTAATACAGTTGCTGGACCGCATTCATAAGGAAACCGGGATGACATTGCTGTTCATCAGTCACTACGAAGACGAAGTTCCTTCCTGTGTTAAAAATATCATGGAGCTGGACAAGGGAGTACCTACGATCTATAAAAGTGTGGCCCCTGCCGCTTTTGCCAAACCCAGACATCACACCTTAACCCACCGGGTATCATAAAATGAAAAAGAAAATCACGATCATAGAGGAAACGGGTGCAGCCGGAGAGGTAACCGCGCAGGCGGTGAAAGTGCTGAGCGCCGTGGCCGAACAATATGATCACTACTTCGAGGGATCGGGCATCCGCCTTGCGGAAACACCGCCGTTCTTTTCCGAAAATGCCGCAGCGGCCGCAACCGGCAGTGATGCGCTTCTGTTCAGCGGCACCGCTACCGAACAGGCGATCAAAAAAACATTCCCGTTAGTGGCAATGGTGCAGCCGGTTGCCGTTTATCCTCCCCTTCAGCACCTCTCCCCCTTAAAGCCCCGGCACAGTGAGGGAATGAACCTGCTGATCTACCAGGACCAGGCGGCAGCAACAGATGAAAACAGCCGGCTCCGTATTGCGCAATCGGCAGTACAGCAGGCTGCCAACCGGAAGAAAAAGATAAGCATTGTTGCAGAACCGGAAAGCAGCAGCAGCTGGCAGCAGGTTTTTGAGAAGATCGGCAAGACCACGACGGAAATCCATCTGGAGCAGGTACCGCTTCAGACCGCCTGGGACCTGCTGCTGCAACAGCCGGCGGAATTTGACATCATTGTTACAGATGCAGCTGCAGGTTATTACCTGTTCAGCCAGGCAGCAGCAATCAGCGGCGCCCGGTTGATGATCCCTTCCGTACGAGTGACGGAAGCTGTTCCGTTCTTTGGTCCGGCCTTTGGATTCGATCAGCAAAACGAGAACAATAAAAGCAATGCCAATCCCGTTGGAGCGATCCTGTCGGTGGCAATGATGCTCGATTACTTCGGATTGCATGAAGAAGCGCTGATCATCAGGACGGCGATCAACTGGACCTTACTCCACGGATTTGTATCAAAAGATATTGATGCTGTAAACAATTATTCAACCGGCACCATCGGTGACCTGGTAAGTGATTTTATACGCGGAACCATACCCGGTTTTGCAAAAGGCGAAAATATGGCGTTGCAGAAATCAACGATCATATAGTCCCGCTCCCTGTAGTTCTTTTATATAGTTCAAAAATTTTCTCCCGGGAAAAATTTTGATCACAACAAATGAGGCTTTATATTCGCAGAAAGCTCCTTCATTTTATGACCGGCAATTTCAACACAGGCAGTTTCTTTTCCCGCAATATTATTGTGGTGATTGTCAGCGTCATTTTGCATCAAAATGGAGGAGGGTATATCATCTGAAACAATAACATTTTTCAAATAGAACCCGCCTCCGACAAGGCGGGTTTTTTATTTATTATTAAATCATAAGTTAAACGGCATGACAGAGTTAAACAAGTATTCCAAAACCATTACGCAGGATCCTACACAACCCGCGGCACAGGCACAGCTGTATGCACTGGGCTTAACAGAAGAAGACTTAAAGAAAGCACAGGTCGGGATCGTCAGCATGGGCTATGACGGCAATCCCTGTAACATGCATCTGAACGACCTTGCAAAACATGTGAAGGATGCGGTCTGGAAGCAGGACCTGGTCGGTTTAACTTTTCACACCATCGGCGTAAGTGATGGTATGAGCAATGGTACGGACGGAATGCGCTACTCCCTGGTGAGCCGGGATGTGATCGCTGATTCTATTGAAACCGTATGCGGGGCACAATACTACGACGGGCTGATCACTGTACCGGGATGCGATAAAAATATGCCGGGCTCCATCATCGCCATGGGCCGCCTCAACCGCCCTTCCATTATGGTGTATGGCGGTACCATTGCACCGGGACATTATAAGGGGCAGGACCTGAACATTGTATCTGCCTTTGAAGCGCTGGGGCAAAAGATCGCCGGACAGCTGGACGAAGCCGATTTTATGGGCATTGTAAAAAACAGCTGCCCCGGCGCCGGTGCCTGCGGCGGTATGTATACGGCGAATACCATGGCCTCCGCTATTGAGGCAATGGGAATGAGCCTCCCCTACTCCAGCAGCAATCCTGCGCTGAGTGAAGAAAAAAAGAAGGAATGCGCCGCTGCGGGTGAAGCGATCCGCCTGCTGCTGGAAAAAGATATCAAGCCCCGGGACATCATGACCCGGCAGGCCTTTGAAAATGCCATTGTGGTGATCATGGTGCTGGGCGGAAGCACCAATGCCGTACTGCATTTGCTGGCCATGGCCCGCAGCGTGGATGTACCGCTGACCCAGGATGATTTCCAGGCGATCAGCAACCGCATTCCCGTACTTGCGGATTTCAAACCCAGCGGTAAATACCTGATGGAAGACCTGCACAATAAGGGTGGTGTTCCCGCGGTGATGAAATACCTGCTGAAAAAAGGATTGATCGATGGCAGCTGTTTAACCGTTACCGGTAAAACAATTGCCGAGAACCTGGAGACCGTACCGGATCTGGATTTTGAAAGCCAGGATATTGTTCATCCGCTGGAAAATCCCATAAAAGCTACCGGGCACCTGCAGATCCTTTATGGCAATCTTGCAGAGAAAGGAAGTGTTGCAAAGATCAGCGGAAAAGAGGGCGAAAAATTCACCGGTCCGGCCCGTGTATTCGACGGGGAGAAAAACCTGATCGCAGGTATCTCCAGCGGAAAGGTAAAGTCCGGTGACGTGGTTGTTATCAAAAATGAAGGGCCAAGGGGCGCTCCCGGTATGCCCGAAATGCTGAAGCCCACGTCCGCCATCATCGGTGCCGGTCTTGGAAAAAACGTGGCACTTATCACCGATGGCCGCTTTAGTGGCGGAACGCATGGTTTTGTAGTTGGTCATATTACCCCGGAAGCATTCGAGGGCGGTCTTATCGGTTTTGTACAGGACGACGATCAGATCGAAATTGATGCAGTAAATAATACCATCACCTTACAGGTGCCGGAAGAAGAGATCGCAAAACGGAAGGCCGGCTGGAAACAACCGCCGTTAAAAGTGAACCGCGGTATCCTTTACAAATATGCCAAGCTGGTAAAGGATGCTTCCCAGGGCTGCGTAACCGATGAAGATTAATAACAATAACGACTCTTACAAAACAAAAATATTATGGAAACAATCCAGATCACCGATACAGAAAATAAAACCGCAGCAGCTGAAGGCATAAAACCCGGCACCACCATTTCGGGAAGCCAGGCCCTGCTGGAAGCGCTGATCGCGGAAGGCGTATCCACTATTTTCGGATACCCCGGCGGCGCCATTATGCCCATCTATGATGCGCTTTACGATTATACAAAAAAACTGGAGCACATCCTGGTACGACATGAACAGGGAGGCATACATGCAGCGCAGGGCTTTGCCCGTACCAGCGGCAGAACGGGTGTGGTATTTGCCACGAGCGGTCCCGGCGCCACCAACCTGGTTACCGGTCTGGCCGATGCACAGATCGACTCCACACCACTGGTATGTATCACCGGCCAGGTATTTGCCCATCTGCTGGGAACAGATGCTTTCCAGGAAACAGATGTGATCAATGTAACCATGCCGGTTACCAAATGGAATTACCAGGTTACCGATGCCAATGAGATCCCTCATGTGCTGGCCAAGGCCTTCTATATCGCCCGCAGCGGCCGTCCCGGTCCGGTGCTGGTAGATATTACCAAGAATGCGCAATTGCAGCAGTTTGAATACCCCGGGTATCAGAAATGCAATCATGTGCGCAGCTACCGTCCCAAACCGATCGTACGTAAAGAATATATTGCCGAAGCGGCAAAACTGATCAACAGTGCCGAAAAGCCTTTTGTGATCTTTGGACAGGGGGTTATTTTAGGTCAGGCAGAGAATGAATTCAAAGCCTTTATCGAGAAGGGAAATCTTCCCGCGGCATGGACCATCATGGGTGAAAGCGCACTGCCTACCGATCACTCCCTGGGAGTGGGCATGCTGGGTATGCACGGGAACTATGGCCCGAATGTACTGACCAATGAGTGTGATGTACTGATCGCCGTAGGGATGCGTTTTGATGACCGGGTGACCGGACGCCTGGACAAATATGCCAAACAGGCCAAAGTGATCCACCTCGACATTGATCCCGCAGAAGTGGATAAGAACGTAAAGACTACGGTGCCGGTTTGGGGCGACTGTAAAGAAACCCTGCCCCTGCTTACCGCACTGATCGAAAAAAAGGAGCACAGCAGCTGGCTGAAGGAGTTTGCAAAATATGCTGCAGAAGAAGACAAAGAATGTATCCAGCCGGAAATGCATCCGGAAACTGACGTGATGTCGATGGCGGAGGTAATGGCCACCTTAAACGAGCTTACGAAAGGCGACGCGGTGATCGTCACCGATGTCGGCCAGCATCAGATGGTCGCCTGCCGCTATGCCAAATTCAATAAGACCCGCAGCAACGTAACTTCCGGCGGCCTGGGAACCATGGGCTTTGGACTGCCTGCGGCCATCGGCGCAAAATACGGCGCTCCCGACAGAACCGTAGTGGCCATCATCGGAGACGGTGGTTTCCAGATGACCTTACAGGAGCTGGGAACCATTATGCAGTTTGGTGCAGCAGTAAAGATCCTGATCCTGAACAATGAATTTCTTGGAATGGTACGCCAGTGGCAGCAACTGTTCCACGACCGGCGTTATTCCTTTGTAAATATTACCAGCCCGGATTTTGTGGCACTGGCAAAATCTTATAGCATCGAAGGTCAGTCCATCGATCAGCGTTCCGATCTCAAAGCAGCCCTCAGGACAATGCTGGAGCACGACGGAGCGTATTTACTGGAAGTTAAAGTGGGCAAAGAGAACAATGTATTCCCGATGGTGCCGCAGGGCAGCAGTGTAGCGGAGATCCGGTTGAAATAGCCGCAGTGAAAAGCAATAGTTAAAAGTAAAAAGTGAAAGGGGATGGTAACAGAAATTGCGATATTGAATATCCGGCCGGGAATGGGCGGCGCTTTTGAAGCTTCCTTTGAGCAGGCCCGGAATATCATCCGCTCCATGAAGGGGTATTTGCAACACGAGTTACTGAAATGCATGGAAGAAGCCGATAAATATATTTTAATCGTACAGTGGCAACATCTGGAAGACCATACGGAAGGATTCAGAAAAAGCAGTGAATACCAGGAATGGAAAAAGCTCCTGCATCATTTTTATGATCCCTTTCCTGTTGTGGAACATTATCAAGGAACAGCTAAAGCAGCATGAACCAGGAATTTAAAATAGGGTTGTTCAATGGCTTACAGCAATTGAAAAATTCGGGAAAGGAATTCATCCCGCTTTTCAATCATGGTTCTTTAGAAGTGGAATTGTATAAGCCGGACAAAAAAGATCAACAGCAGCCGCACAAAAAAGATGAGGTATACATTATCGCTTCAGGAACGGCCCGGTTTATCAACGATCAGGAAATTGTTGAAGTGGTACAAGGAGATTTTTTATTTGTTGCTGCGGGCAAAGAACATCGTTTTTTTGAATTCAGCGAGGACTTTTCAACCTGGGTAATCTTTTATGGTCCGGCAGGCGGAGAAAAAGCAAGCATTAATGAATAACATTAACAATATACCGGCGCAATATCATACCATTGTTCACAGAACAAAGGAGCTGGGGTTTGATATGCCCTCCGACCTGCAGACCGGTTCGCTGCTTTGCACGCTGACAGCATCCAGACCCGGCGGCCGGATGCTGGAATTAGGTACCGGTACGGGTTTGGCCACTTCCTGGATCCTTAATGGCATGGACCCGAAATCCCGGCTGATCTCTGTCGACAATAATGCTTTATTGATCAATGTTGCGCAGGAACAGTTAAAGGACGAACGGGTTGAATTTGTATGTGCGGACGGTTATGAATGGATCGCTGCTTATAACGATGAAAAATTTGATCTCCTATTTGCCGATGCCATGCCGGGTAAATATGACCTGTTCGACGAAACCTTTGCACTCCTGAATACCGGCGGGATCTATTTTATCGACGACATGCTGCCCCAGCCCAACTGGCCGGAGGGGCATGCACAAAAGGTGGCGGCTTTTATCACAATGCTTGAGTCAAGAACAGATCTTGTGCTTACAAAGCTGAGCTGGTCCACCGGGATCATCATCGCCACAAAAACTTCAAACATCAAACTTTAAACATCAAACATTGAAATGAAACAACAATATACCATTACAGTTTACGCGGAAGATCAGATCGGGCTGCTGGCCCGGATCACCATTATTTTCTCAAGGCGGAAAATTAACATCGACAGTCTGAACACTTCTTCTTCAGAGATCCCCGGTATCCACCGGTTCAATATTGTTATTGACGAAACAGAAGAAGTGGTAAAAAAACTCTGTAAGCAGATCGAAAAACAGGTGGAAGTGCTGAAAGCCTATTACAACCTGAACAGCGAGATCATCTGGCAGGAACTGGCGTTGTACAAAGTGCCTACGAACCAGGTGACCGAAAAGATGATCGTAGAGCGCATCCTGCGAGAATACGGCGCCCGTGTGGTTTCCATCAACAGCGACTATACTGTTTTTGAATGTACCGGGCACCGGGAAGAAACCGAAAAGCTCGTGAAACTGTTTGAAGAATACGGGCTCATCGAATTTGTACGCGGCGGCCGGGTAGCCATTATCAAGAGCAGTGAAGGCTTCCATAAAAAGATCAAGGAGTTTGAAGCCCGCGAACCGGGAGAAGAAGTGATCGAGAACGAATTCCTG includes:
- a CDS encoding cupin domain-containing protein; this translates as MNQEFKIGLFNGLQQLKNSGKEFIPLFNHGSLEVELYKPDKKDQQQPHKKDEVYIIASGTARFINDQEIVEVVQGDFLFVAAGKEHRFFEFSEDFSTWVIFYGPAGGEKASINE
- a CDS encoding antibiotic biosynthesis monooxygenase family protein; protein product: MVTEIAILNIRPGMGGAFEASFEQARNIIRSMKGYLQHELLKCMEEADKYILIVQWQHLEDHTEGFRKSSEYQEWKKLLHHFYDPFPVVEHYQGTAKAA
- the ilvB gene encoding biosynthetic-type acetolactate synthase large subunit; amino-acid sequence: METIQITDTENKTAAAEGIKPGTTISGSQALLEALIAEGVSTIFGYPGGAIMPIYDALYDYTKKLEHILVRHEQGGIHAAQGFARTSGRTGVVFATSGPGATNLVTGLADAQIDSTPLVCITGQVFAHLLGTDAFQETDVINVTMPVTKWNYQVTDANEIPHVLAKAFYIARSGRPGPVLVDITKNAQLQQFEYPGYQKCNHVRSYRPKPIVRKEYIAEAAKLINSAEKPFVIFGQGVILGQAENEFKAFIEKGNLPAAWTIMGESALPTDHSLGVGMLGMHGNYGPNVLTNECDVLIAVGMRFDDRVTGRLDKYAKQAKVIHLDIDPAEVDKNVKTTVPVWGDCKETLPLLTALIEKKEHSSWLKEFAKYAAEEDKECIQPEMHPETDVMSMAEVMATLNELTKGDAVIVTDVGQHQMVACRYAKFNKTRSNVTSGGLGTMGFGLPAAIGAKYGAPDRTVVAIIGDGGFQMTLQELGTIMQFGAAVKILILNNEFLGMVRQWQQLFHDRRYSFVNITSPDFVALAKSYSIEGQSIDQRSDLKAALRTMLEHDGAYLLEVKVGKENNVFPMVPQGSSVAEIRLK
- the ilvN gene encoding acetolactate synthase small subunit encodes the protein MKQQYTITVYAEDQIGLLARITIIFSRRKINIDSLNTSSSEIPGIHRFNIVIDETEEVVKKLCKQIEKQVEVLKAYYNLNSEIIWQELALYKVPTNQVTEKMIVERILREYGARVVSINSDYTVFECTGHREETEKLVKLFEEYGLIEFVRGGRVAIIKSSEGFHKKIKEFEAREPGEEVIENEFLNEQDKVFSM
- a CDS encoding isocitrate/isopropylmalate family dehydrogenase — encoded protein: MKKKITIIEETGAAGEVTAQAVKVLSAVAEQYDHYFEGSGIRLAETPPFFSENAAAAATGSDALLFSGTATEQAIKKTFPLVAMVQPVAVYPPLQHLSPLKPRHSEGMNLLIYQDQAAATDENSRLRIAQSAVQQAANRKKKISIVAEPESSSSWQQVFEKIGKTTTEIHLEQVPLQTAWDLLLQQPAEFDIIVTDAAAGYYLFSQAAAISGARLMIPSVRVTEAVPFFGPAFGFDQQNENNKSNANPVGAILSVAMMLDYFGLHEEALIIRTAINWTLLHGFVSKDIDAVNNYSTGTIGDLVSDFIRGTIPGFAKGENMALQKSTII
- a CDS encoding O-methyltransferase; its protein translation is MNNINNIPAQYHTIVHRTKELGFDMPSDLQTGSLLCTLTASRPGGRMLELGTGTGLATSWILNGMDPKSRLISVDNNALLINVAQEQLKDERVEFVCADGYEWIAAYNDEKFDLLFADAMPGKYDLFDETFALLNTGGIYFIDDMLPQPNWPEGHAQKVAAFITMLESRTDLVLTKLSWSTGIIIATKTSNIKL
- the ilvD gene encoding dihydroxy-acid dehydratase, which codes for MTELNKYSKTITQDPTQPAAQAQLYALGLTEEDLKKAQVGIVSMGYDGNPCNMHLNDLAKHVKDAVWKQDLVGLTFHTIGVSDGMSNGTDGMRYSLVSRDVIADSIETVCGAQYYDGLITVPGCDKNMPGSIIAMGRLNRPSIMVYGGTIAPGHYKGQDLNIVSAFEALGQKIAGQLDEADFMGIVKNSCPGAGACGGMYTANTMASAIEAMGMSLPYSSSNPALSEEKKKECAAAGEAIRLLLEKDIKPRDIMTRQAFENAIVVIMVLGGSTNAVLHLLAMARSVDVPLTQDDFQAISNRIPVLADFKPSGKYLMEDLHNKGGVPAVMKYLLKKGLIDGSCLTVTGKTIAENLETVPDLDFESQDIVHPLENPIKATGHLQILYGNLAEKGSVAKISGKEGEKFTGPARVFDGEKNLIAGISSGKVKSGDVVVIKNEGPRGAPGMPEMLKPTSAIIGAGLGKNVALITDGRFSGGTHGFVVGHITPEAFEGGLIGFVQDDDQIEIDAVNNTITLQVPEEEIAKRKAGWKQPPLKVNRGILYKYAKLVKDASQGCVTDED
- a CDS encoding ATP-binding cassette domain-containing protein produces the protein MEGYCSIILNHVTVKQSGKSLLNNICFTLEAGEHLAVFGASGSGKSLLAKALKGAIFHTGTIEYKKKGVAVNPIVAYVPAAYPLKARSGVSGFYYRQRFNTCTAGDAATLNTELSQKGDAATITRWLETFQLLHRRNTPLIRLSHGELKKMQLIRHLLTNPDILILDRVFTGLDAKSRKVLHTVLNQLAATGITIILITDSHELPASITHFAEMSNGTVINYTPVEQLGFMKSMQPRKLNASLPSLKKAYHIGPLLSMKDVTIRYGNNTLLNNINWQVNNGECWLIKGHNGAGKSLLLSLINGDHPQAYSQHIYLFGKRRGSGESIWDIKSRIGFVSPELQHFFDPATTIFQAAGSGFFDTIGLFRKLSDAQVQKINEWLSFFSLQDKAQLPLAALSGGEQRLVLIARALIKDPLMLALDEPCQGLDDSQSKMVIQLLDRIHKETGMTLLFISHYEDEVPSCVKNIMELDKGVPTIYKSVAPAAFAKPRHHTLTHRVS